The stretch of DNA CGCCGAACCCCATCCGGCGGCTGGACAATTCGCTCACCGCGTCCCAGCAGGCCGGCAAGGACTTCTTCCACGGGACGATGACGTTCTTCCACGGTCCGTGCGGCAGCTGCCACGTGCTCAACGAGAACGCGAACCCCGGCGAGGGCATCCGCAAGGGCTTCTTCGGGACGGATGGGCGGTCGTCCTTCGACGTGACGACGCAATTCCCGAAGGTGCCGCACCTGCGCAACGCGTACCAGAAGGTGGGCATGTTCGGCGCGCCCTTCGCCTCCGGGAAGGCGCCGGAGGACCCGTTCCTCGGAGACCAGGTGCGCGGCTTCGGCTTCAACAGCGATGGCTCCATCCCCACGCTGCTGCACTTCATCCACGGCTTCGACTTCGACCCCATCCTCAACCCCGTGGGAATCCCCCTCACGCCCGAGGGGGCGCAGCGCAAGCTGGACATGGAGCAGTACATGCTCGTGTTCGAGTCCAACTTCGCGCCCATCGTCGGGCAGCAGGTGACGCTGACGGCGTCGAACAGCGCCGTCGCCGCGCCGCGCATCGACCTGCTCGTCGCCCGCGCGAACGTGGGTGAGTGCGACGTGGTGGCCAAGGGCCGCCTGGGTGCCACCGACGTGGGCTTCCTCTACGTGGGCAACGGGCGCTTCACCGCGGACCGGAGCGGCCTCCCGCCGATCTCCACCGCGAACCTGCGCGGCGCGACCCTCGCGTCGAACGGGCAGCTGACGTTCACCTGCGTCCCCCCGGGCTCCGGCACGCGCATCGGCATCGACCGGGACGCCGACGGAATCCTCGACGGCGACGAGTGAGACAGGCGCCCCGAGGTAGCGGTTCGTGACACCGGGCCGCGGGACGGAGGGCCCTTCTCCGTCCCGCGGCTCCGTGCGCTTCGGCCTCTGGCTCCCGGGGCCGGCCGCTCGGTCCCCGGGTATCCGGACACCCAAATCGCGAGGAAAGACGGGAAGTTGAGGGACCGGCCAAGCGCGTGTTACGACCGGTTCCGGCCAGCTCTTCTCCATTTCTTGTCTGGCCCGGAGCCGGCTTTCCATGAGCGAGCGCAACGATGTCCCGCGGTCCCCCGTCGCCGCGGCCCCTCCTCCGCAGGCTGGAGCGCCCGTGAAGACGGCACCGACCGCCACGGAGACCCTCGCGCAGTCCGTCCAGACGGCCCCCGCCGCGCCCAGCACGGAGGACGAGGCGCGCGAGCGCATCGCCTCGCTCGAGCGCGAGGCGCGCACGCTGAGCGCCACGGACGGCCCCGCCGCCGCCCTGCTCTTCCACGAGGTGGGCCTGCTCTGGGAGGAGCCGCTGAAGAACCCGCGCAACGCGGCGGTGGCGTTCCAGAACGCGTACAAGCTGGCGCCGCGCTACCTGGTCAACATCCGCGCCGCGCGGCGGCTGTTCGCGGACGTGGGCAACTGGCAGATGGTCATCCAGCTGCTCGACGCGGAGCTGGCCGCCACGGATGACGCGCGCCACCAGGCGGCGCTGTTGTTCGAGAAGGGCATCGTCCTCCAGGAGCGCCTGTCGCGCGACGACGACGCGACCGCCTGCCTCCGCCAGTGCCTGGAGCGCCGGCCCACGGACGTGGTGGTGCTCACGCAGCTGGAGTCCGTCTACGCCGCGCGCAACGACGCAGCCGCGCTGGTGGAGGTGTACCGGCTGCTGTCGGTCACCATGCAGCAGCCTTCGCTGCGCGCGCACTACCTCACCGCCGCGGGCCTGCTGCTGGAGGAGCGTCTCAAGCAGCGCGAGGCCGCCTCCGCGCTCTACCGCGAGGCGTTCGGGTTGGACCGGAGCGACCTGCAGCTGCTCGCCGCGCTCAAGCGGGTGGCGGAGCGCGAGGGCCGCACGGACGAGCTGCTCGCGGCCCTGGTCGCGGAGGCCGCCGCGCTGGGCCCCCAGGCCGCGCCCGCGTACCTGCAGATCGCCAAGGTCTACGAGCGGCTGGGCCGCAAGGACGACGCGCTGGCGGCGCTGCTGGCCGGACGCCGGGCGGCCCCGAACGAGCCGCTGGTGCTCAGCGAGCTGGCCAGCATCTACGAGACGCAGGGCCGCTTCGAGGAGCTGGCGGACGTGCTGCTGGCGCGCGTGGGTTCGCTCAACGACGAGAGCGAGCTGGTGGCCACCAACCTGCGGCTGGCCGCGCTCTACGAGGAGGTCCTCAAGCGCGAGGCGGACGCGGCGGCGCGCTACCAGGCCATCGTCGCGCGCATCCCCGGCCACGCGGCGGCGCTCGCGGGCCTGGGCAAGCTGTACTACCGCATGCAGAACTGGGAGGGGCTGGTCTCCGTGTTCGACGCGGAGGTCGCCGCCGCGGAGGACGCCAAGCAGAAGGCCGCGCGCATGTACAAGGCGGCGGAGATCCTCGAGGAGCGGCTGGGACGGCAGGAGGACGCCATCTCCCGCTACAACACCTGCCTCCAGCTGCAGCCGGGCTACCTGCCCGCGCAGAAGGCCCTCACCCGCCTCTACGAGCGCCAGGGCCGCTTCGCGGAGCTGGTGGCCATGTTCGAGCAGGACCTGCTCCAGACGTCGGACCGCGACCAGCTCATCACCACGCTCAACAAGATGGCCGGCGTCTACGAGGACCGGCTGGGCGACCTGGACCACGCCATCGAGTGCATGAAGCGCATCCTCGACCTGGCGTCGGACCACCTGCCCACCATCCGCAACCTGGCGCGGCTGTACGAGCGCGCGGGCCGGTACCGGGAGCTGCTGGAGACGCACGACCTGGAGGCGTCGCTGGCGGGCGACACCAAGCAGGTGCTGTCGCTGCTGCACCGCAACGCGGAGATCCTCGACGAGAACCTGAAGGACCGGTCGGGCGCCATCACCGCCTACGAGCGGGTGCTGGCGCTGTCGCCGTCGTACCTGCCCGCGCTCAAGGCGCTGGGGCGGCTGTACGCGCAGGACGGGCGCTGGGAGAAGCTGGTCGACATGTACCGGGCGGAGTCGGAGAGCTCCACCTCCACCGACCAGGCCGCCGCGCTCATCTACAAGATCGGCGAGCTGTACGAGCAGCGGCTGTCCCAGGAGAACGAGGCCATCGCGTCGTATCAGGAGGCGCTGATGCTGGCGCCCAGCTACTTCCCGGCGCTGCGCGCGCTGGCCCGCATCTACCGGGCGCAGGGCGCGTGGGAGAGCCTGGTGGAGGTGCTGCGCTCGGAGGCCGCCAACCGCACCGACCCCATGGAGCGCGCCAACGCGCTGTTCCAGGCGGCGGTCATCTGGGAGGACTCGCTCCAGCGTCCGGAGCTGGCCATCGAGACCTACCAGGAGGTCCTCCGCCTGACGCCGGGCCACGCCGCCACGCTGCGCGCGCTGGAGCGGCTGTTCCTCGCCCAGGACAACATGAAGGAGCTGGTGGCCATCCTGGACCGGGAGACGCAGGTGGGCGGCACGCCCATGGCCAAGGTGACGGCCTACCTGAAGCTGGCGCGGCTGTACCTCGACCGCTTCCAGGAGCCGTCGCGCGCGGCGCTGTGCTGCGAGGCCGTGCTGGGCCTGGACGCGGGCAACCTCACCGCCCTCACGCTGCTGGAGCGCATCCGCGCGTCGGACCGTCCGCGTCGCGCGGAGCTGCGCCAGCGCATCGCCGAGCGCGTCAACGACCCTCGCCTGGCCACCGCGCTGCGCCTGTCCGCCGCGGTCGACCTGGACAAGGGCCCCGGGGAGGGGACGCTGGAGGCGTACAAGCGCGCCTTCGAGGCGGACCCCAGCGACGCGCGGCTCGCCTTCGCGCTGGAGCGCTCGCTGAAGCAGGCCGGCGACGTGTCGGGCCTGGCGCGGCTGTACACGCTGCGGCTGACGCACGCGCGGGACGCCGAGGAGGCGCTGGAGATGCTGCTGCGCACCGCGGAGCTGGCGGAGACGCGCTTCGGGGACCTCGACCGCGCGGCCGCGCTGTACCGGCAGGCCCTGGAGCTGCATGCCCAGTGCCTGCCCGCGCTGCAGGGCACCCGCCGCGTGGCGATGCGGCGCGGTGACGCGGCGACGGCGCGCTCCGCGCTGGAGGCGGAGGCGCGCGTCAGCAAGGACCCGCGCGGCGCCATCGACGCGTTCATCGGCGCGGCGCGCCTGGCGGCGCTGGTGCAGAAGGACATCGAGGGCGCGGCGGCGCTGTACAAGCAGGCGCTGGAGCGCGACCCGCTGCACCCGGGCGCCCAGGCCGGCCTGGAGGAGCTGCTCGCCCAGCGCGGCGGCTCCGCGGACATGGCGGCGCTGCACGAGCGGCGCGCGGAGGCGAAGCTCGCCCAGAAGGACGGCCCCGCCGCCGCCACCGCGTTCGTGAGCGCGGCCCGGCTGCACCACGCGGCGCTGGGCGACAAGGCGCGCGCCGTGGCGCTGCTGGAGCGGGCGCTGCAGGCCCAACCAGGCAACGTGGACGCGCTGGAGCTGCGCGCCGCGCTCCTGCTGGAGGCGCAGCAGTACGCGGAGGCGGCGGCCATGCTGAGCCAGCGCGTGCAGCAGGGCGGCGACCCGCGCACCCTGGCCCAGTTCCACCTGACGCTCGGCACGCTGTACCAGACGCAGCTCAACGATCCGGGCCGCGCCAGCTCGCACCTGATGATGGTGCTGGCGACGCAGCCGCGTCACCTGGAGGCCCTCGAGCGGCTGGCCACGCTGCACCTGCACGGGCGCAACTGGACGGGCGCGGTGGACTGCCTGCACAAGCTGTTGCAGCAGGAGCTGCCGGCCGATTCCCGCGCGCGCTTCACGCTGGAGCTGGCGCGCACGTATGACGAGGGCCTGGGGGACGCCGCCGCCGCCACGCCGCTGTACCGCCGCGCGCTGGAGCTGACGCCGGGCGACCCGGCGCTGGTGGACCGGTTGGTCGTGCTGTACGAGCGGGCGCGCAACCTGCCGGAGCTGGCGCAGATGCTGGAGGCCCAGGCGCAGACGACGGCCGCGTCGGATCCCCGGCGCGCGGCCGCGCTGCGCGTGCGCGTGGCGGAGCTGTACGCCGGCCCGCTCTCCGAGCCCGCGCGCGCCACCGCGCTCTACCGCGCGGTGGTGGACGGAGACGGCGCCAACCTGACGGCCCGCGCCGCGCTGGCGGGCCTCTACGCCCGCGACAACTCCTCCGTGCCGCTGGCCATCGAGGAGCACCGGCAGATCCTCCGCCAGGACCCCACCCGCGTGGACAGCCTGCATGCGCTGTTCAAGCTGTGGGAGGCCCAGAAGCAGCTCGACAAGGCGTTCTGCGTCGCCTCCATCCTCCAGTTCCTGCGCTCGGCGAACGAGGTGGAGATGGCCTTCTACACGGAGGGCCGCTCGCGCCTGTCGACGGAGCCCAAGGAGGGGCTGACCTCCACGGACGTGGACGCCGTCCTCATGCACCCGGCGGCCCGGGGCCCCCTGCTGGAGGTGCTGCGGGCCATGGGGGATCAGCTCGAGAAGATCTACCCCCCGAACTTCGACATCGTCGGCGTCAACCCGAAGGCGGACAAGCTCAAGCCGGACAGCGCCGTGTACAAGGCCATCCGCGCCGTGGCGCAGATCTTCGGCGTGGAGGAGTTCGACGCGTACCAGGCGCGGCGCGGCCTGACGGTGCTGGAGACGACCGAGCCCTTGTCGGTGTGCATCGGCCAGGACGTGGTGCGGCGCTTCAACGCGCGCGAGCAGAAGTTCCTGCTCGGTCGCGCGGCGATGGGCCTGCTCAACAAGGGCGCGGTGCTGGAGAAGCTGTCGCAGGGCGAGACGGCGGACCTCTTCGGCAACACCATCCGCATCCACGCGCAGCAGTTCGCCGCGCTGGGCCGGCGCAACGAGGAGACGGTGAAGCAGCTGCGCAAGGCGTTCTCGCGCAAGGCCATCAAGGCGCTGGAGGGGCCCGCGCTCGCGCTGGGGGACGTGCCCAAGCTGGAGCTGGCGCCCTGGCTGGACGCGCTGGACTTCTCGTCGGACCGCGCGGGCCTGCTGATGGCGGGCGACGTGTCCGTGGCCCTGGGCATGGTGCTGCGCGAGGACCCGAACTTCGCGGGCGTGCGGTTGGACACGCCGGACCCCATGCTGCAGGCCGTGCGCGAGGGCGAGCGGCTGCGCACGCTGCTCGCCTGGGCCTTCACCGACGACTTCTTCCGCCTGCGCCAGCGGCTGGGGCTGTCGCTGTAGCCCGCGACGTGGACGACGACGGGAGGCCCTACTCCCGTCGCACCACCGCGCCCGTGGGGAGCCCCTGGACGATGCGCTCCACGGCCTCGTGGACGGGCGCGGTGTCGGCGCACTCCACGGTGATCTTCACGCGGAAGTCCTTGCTCGGATCGAACTCCGGGTACGAGCCGATGGCCACGTGCGGCATGTCGAGGGCCACGCGGTCCAGCACGGCGGCGATCTCGCTCTCCCCCAGGCGCAGGTAGAGGCTTTGCAACACCACCGGGTGGCCGCTCAGGCGCGAGAGCACCGTCTCCAGCTGCATGCGGAACAGCTGGGGGACGCCCGGGAGCAGGTACACGTCCCCCACCGTCAGCACGGGGTACCAGGAACCCGCCTGGGGCAGCAGCACGGCGCCTTCGGGGGCATCCGCCAGTCGCATGCCCTCAGAAGTGACCCTGCCGCCCGGGGCGCGGGCCTCGATGAGGGAGACCATCTCCGGCAGCCGCACCACGGGCCGGCCCAGCGCGAGCGCCACGGCCCGCACGG from Myxococcus stipitatus encodes:
- a CDS encoding Adventurous gliding motility protein K, with the translated sequence MSERNDVPRSPVAAAPPPQAGAPVKTAPTATETLAQSVQTAPAAPSTEDEARERIASLEREARTLSATDGPAAALLFHEVGLLWEEPLKNPRNAAVAFQNAYKLAPRYLVNIRAARRLFADVGNWQMVIQLLDAELAATDDARHQAALLFEKGIVLQERLSRDDDATACLRQCLERRPTDVVVLTQLESVYAARNDAAALVEVYRLLSVTMQQPSLRAHYLTAAGLLLEERLKQREAASALYREAFGLDRSDLQLLAALKRVAEREGRTDELLAALVAEAAALGPQAAPAYLQIAKVYERLGRKDDALAALLAGRRAAPNEPLVLSELASIYETQGRFEELADVLLARVGSLNDESELVATNLRLAALYEEVLKREADAAARYQAIVARIPGHAAALAGLGKLYYRMQNWEGLVSVFDAEVAAAEDAKQKAARMYKAAEILEERLGRQEDAISRYNTCLQLQPGYLPAQKALTRLYERQGRFAELVAMFEQDLLQTSDRDQLITTLNKMAGVYEDRLGDLDHAIECMKRILDLASDHLPTIRNLARLYERAGRYRELLETHDLEASLAGDTKQVLSLLHRNAEILDENLKDRSGAITAYERVLALSPSYLPALKALGRLYAQDGRWEKLVDMYRAESESSTSTDQAAALIYKIGELYEQRLSQENEAIASYQEALMLAPSYFPALRALARIYRAQGAWESLVEVLRSEAANRTDPMERANALFQAAVIWEDSLQRPELAIETYQEVLRLTPGHAATLRALERLFLAQDNMKELVAILDRETQVGGTPMAKVTAYLKLARLYLDRFQEPSRAALCCEAVLGLDAGNLTALTLLERIRASDRPRRAELRQRIAERVNDPRLATALRLSAAVDLDKGPGEGTLEAYKRAFEADPSDARLAFALERSLKQAGDVSGLARLYTLRLTHARDAEEALEMLLRTAELAETRFGDLDRAAALYRQALELHAQCLPALQGTRRVAMRRGDAATARSALEAEARVSKDPRGAIDAFIGAARLAALVQKDIEGAAALYKQALERDPLHPGAQAGLEELLAQRGGSADMAALHERRAEAKLAQKDGPAAATAFVSAARLHHAALGDKARAVALLERALQAQPGNVDALELRAALLLEAQQYAEAAAMLSQRVQQGGDPRTLAQFHLTLGTLYQTQLNDPGRASSHLMMVLATQPRHLEALERLATLHLHGRNWTGAVDCLHKLLQQELPADSRARFTLELARTYDEGLGDAAAATPLYRRALELTPGDPALVDRLVVLYERARNLPELAQMLEAQAQTTAASDPRRAAALRVRVAELYAGPLSEPARATALYRAVVDGDGANLTARAALAGLYARDNSSVPLAIEEHRQILRQDPTRVDSLHALFKLWEAQKQLDKAFCVASILQFLRSANEVEMAFYTEGRSRLSTEPKEGLTSTDVDAVLMHPAARGPLLEVLRAMGDQLEKIYPPNFDIVGVNPKADKLKPDSAVYKAIRAVAQIFGVEEFDAYQARRGLTVLETTEPLSVCIGQDVVRRFNAREQKFLLGRAAMGLLNKGAVLEKLSQGETADLFGNTIRIHAQQFAALGRRNEETVKQLRKAFSRKAIKALEGPALALGDVPKLELAPWLDALDFSSDRAGLLMAGDVSVALGMVLREDPNFAGVRLDTPDPMLQAVREGERLRTLLAWAFTDDFFRLRQRLGLSL
- a CDS encoding competence/damage-inducible protein A, with amino-acid sequence MNRTGAAAIIIGNEVLTAKVQDQNGPHLIKRLREVGIPLRSVEMVLDEVDDIVDAMNRARSRARYVFTSGGIGPTHDDVTVRAVALALGRPVVRLPEMVSLIEARAPGGRVTSEGMRLADAPEGAVLLPQAGSWYPVLTVGDVYLLPGVPQLFRMQLETVLSRLSGHPVVLQSLYLRLGESEIAAVLDRVALDMPHVAIGSYPEFDPSKDFRVKITVECADTAPVHEAVERIVQGLPTGAVVRRE